Proteins encoded together in one Lathyrus oleraceus cultivar Zhongwan6 chromosome 5, CAAS_Psat_ZW6_1.0, whole genome shotgun sequence window:
- the LOC127079985 gene encoding uncharacterized protein LOC127079985: MKRPSGGDSSAPAKCYRCGQAGHRIHECTSNEKKCFKCGKGGHLAADCRLKTVTCFNCGELGHISPQCPKLKKENQSGGKVFALSGSETSADDRLIRGNEK; encoded by the exons atgaagaggcctagtgggggagactctagtgctcctgccaagtgttacagatgtggtcaagctggacatcgtatccatgagtgtaccagtaatgagaagaagtgtttcaaatgtggaaaaggtggtcatttggctgcagattgccggttgaagactgtgacttgtttcaactgtggagagttgggtcatatcagtccacaatgtcctaagctgaagaaagagaatcagtcaggaggcaaggtttttgctttatcgggttctgagacttctgcagatgatcgtttgattcgag gtaacgagaaatga